The alpha proteobacterium U9-1i genome includes a region encoding these proteins:
- a CDS encoding trkA-N:sodium/hydrogen exchanger has protein sequence MESYALISTICAALVLAFVFGVVARQFKLSPIVGYLVAGVAVGPFTPGFVGDASLALQLAEIGVILLMFGVGLKFSLADLWSVRGVALPGALVQMGVATLLGYLLGLALGLPTPESVMLGFSLSVASTVVLLRELEDRKLVKSENGRISVGWLVIEDIAIVLAIVLLPMLAGVARGEVTTLADMATAFGLTLLKIGAFVALMLIVGARVFPWLIERVAHLRSRELMSLGTIALAIGVAFLAYFTFEASFALGAFLAGLVLNGSALTHKIAEDSQPLRDTFAVLFFVSVGMLFDPMTIVNQPLGVAVVVAIIIVGKGLAAFAIMKLFKQPMETSLLVAVALAQIGEFSFVLAGMGRRFELMSLDTYNLILGGAIISIALNPFLFRLVDGRKPKPAPAQS, from the coding sequence ATGGAAAGCTACGCGCTCATTTCAACGATTTGCGCAGCATTGGTGCTTGCGTTCGTGTTTGGCGTCGTGGCGCGTCAGTTCAAGCTGTCGCCGATTGTGGGTTATCTGGTGGCGGGCGTGGCGGTCGGGCCATTCACGCCGGGGTTTGTCGGTGACGCGAGCCTGGCGCTGCAATTGGCCGAGATCGGCGTGATCCTGCTGATGTTTGGTGTTGGCCTCAAATTTTCGCTTGCGGATTTGTGGTCCGTGCGCGGCGTCGCGCTGCCCGGCGCGTTGGTGCAGATGGGCGTGGCGACGTTGCTCGGCTATCTGCTCGGCCTCGCCTTAGGGCTGCCCACGCCCGAAAGCGTGATGCTCGGTTTTTCGCTTTCGGTCGCGTCCACGGTCGTGCTGCTGCGCGAGCTGGAAGATCGCAAGCTGGTGAAAAGCGAAAACGGGCGCATCAGCGTGGGCTGGCTGGTGATTGAGGACATTGCGATCGTGTTGGCGATCGTGCTGTTGCCGATGTTGGCCGGGGTTGCGCGCGGCGAAGTGACGACGTTGGCGGACATGGCGACGGCGTTCGGACTCACGCTCTTGAAGATTGGCGCGTTCGTGGCGTTGATGCTTATCGTCGGCGCGCGCGTGTTTCCATGGCTGATCGAACGCGTGGCGCATTTGCGCTCACGCGAGCTGATGTCGCTGGGAACGATTGCGCTGGCGATCGGGGTGGCGTTCCTCGCCTACTTTACCTTCGAGGCGTCGTTCGCGCTGGGCGCGTTTCTTGCGGGCCTCGTGCTCAACGGTTCCGCGCTGACGCACAAAATCGCCGAGGACAGCCAACCTTTGCGCGATACGTTCGCGGTGCTGTTTTTCGTCTCGGTCGGCATGTTGTTTGACCCGATGACGATCGTCAATCAGCCGCTCGGCGTCGCGGTGGTGGTGGCGATCATCATTGTCGGCAAGGGGCTGGCGGCGTTCGCCATCATGAAGTTGTTCAAACAGCCGATGGAAACATCTTTGCTGGTCGCAGTGGCGTTGGCGCAGATCGGCGAGTTCTCGTTCGTGCTGGCGGGGATGGGGCGGCGGTTCGAGCTGATGTCGCTCGACACGTACAATCTCATTCTGGGCGGGGCGATTATCTCGATCGCGTTGAACCCGTTCCTGTTCCGCCTCGTGGATGGGCGAAAGCCTAAGCCCGCGCCGGCGCAAAGCTGA
- a CDS encoding peptide methionine sulfoxide reductase MsrB — MASLAPPAWAQRTIASAANEARFAASPFRTMSEAQWRAQLSPLAFAVLREHETERAGTSALNHERRRGAYACAGCGLELFRSEWKFNSGTGWPSFTRVIRENIGTRRDTALDEVRTEYHCARCLGHQGHVFNDGPAPTRLRYCNNGAALSFAPARA; from the coding sequence TTGGCGTCGCTCGCGCCGCCCGCTTGGGCCCAGCGCACGATCGCCAGCGCCGCCAATGAAGCGCGGTTCGCGGCTTCGCCGTTCCGCACAATGAGCGAAGCGCAGTGGCGCGCGCAGCTTTCGCCCCTCGCCTTCGCCGTCCTTCGTGAACACGAAACCGAACGCGCCGGCACAAGCGCCCTGAACCATGAACGTCGACGCGGCGCCTACGCGTGCGCCGGATGCGGCCTTGAGCTGTTCCGCTCCGAGTGGAAATTCAACTCCGGCACTGGCTGGCCCAGCTTCACCCGCGTCATCCGCGAAAACATCGGCACACGCCGCGATACTGCGCTCGACGAAGTGCGCACCGAATATCATTGCGCGCGTTGCCTGGGGCACCAGGGCCACGTCTTCAATGACGGCCCCGCGCCAACCCGCCTGCGCTACTGCAACAACGGCGCAGCACTCAGCTTTGCGCCGGCGCGGGCTTAG
- a CDS encoding phosphate transport ATP-binding protein PstB (TC 3.A.1.7.1), translating to MSIRDINVFSASGRQLVFDMSVDVVDRSVTAIIGQSGTGKSVFVSAIGGVLPDDCRVSGSVLYLGVDIYSLAAMRGGEWRREIMVVPQYPTVLPCSIYDNVAIPLRYWQRRSRVLRPSRKVAELDGAVEKALTRAALWAEVRDRLREPASVLSAGQKQRLCIARALALEPRMLIFDEPTAHLDPISAAKLEELVDDLRTELAMVVVTHSMAEAARISQKTAFLSLGTLVETGPTEEIFMNPRDARTQDYVTGRTG from the coding sequence ATGTCAATCCGCGACATCAACGTCTTTTCGGCGAGTGGCAGACAACTCGTTTTCGACATGAGCGTCGACGTGGTTGACCGATCGGTCACCGCCATCATTGGCCAGTCCGGCACCGGCAAGTCCGTGTTCGTGTCCGCCATTGGTGGTGTGCTGCCCGACGACTGTCGCGTGAGTGGGTCGGTGCTTTACCTCGGCGTTGATATCTACAGTCTCGCCGCGATGCGAGGCGGCGAATGGCGACGCGAGATTATGGTCGTTCCGCAGTATCCAACTGTCCTGCCCTGTTCGATCTACGACAATGTAGCGATCCCTCTCAGGTACTGGCAGCGTCGATCACGTGTGCTGCGGCCCTCACGCAAGGTGGCGGAGTTGGATGGTGCTGTGGAGAAGGCTCTGACACGCGCGGCGCTCTGGGCCGAAGTGAGGGATAGGTTGCGCGAGCCCGCTTCGGTTTTGTCCGCTGGGCAGAAGCAGCGTCTTTGCATCGCACGCGCGCTGGCGCTCGAGCCTCGGATGCTAATATTCGACGAACCTACGGCGCACTTGGATCCGATTTCGGCGGCAAAATTAGAGGAGCTTGTCGACGATCTTCGCACTGAGCTTGCGATGGTCGTTGTCACGCACAGCATGGCTGAAGCGGCGCGGATCTCGCAGAAGACAGCATTCTTAAGCTTGGGCACGCTCGTCGAAACCGGCCCCACCGAGGAAATTTTCATGAATCCGCGAGACGCTCGAACCCAAGATTACGTCACCGGTCGTACGGGCTGA
- a CDS encoding lysine decarboxylase family, with protein sequence MADSLRPGPLRSVCVYCGSSDATRPEYIDLATRFGEALARRGLRLVYGGGSTGLMGAVARGAHNAGGDVLGIMPRFLERREIMLREVTHRMVDTMHERKHIMFEESDAFVVLPGGIGTLEEAVETLSWARLSLHEKPVVFLSEDDFWAPFFHLIQHTVDANLTPASFVEAILHTNSIAECFEALDTRVLA encoded by the coding sequence ATGGCAGATTCCTTACGTCCCGGCCCGCTTCGTTCCGTTTGCGTCTATTGCGGCTCCTCTGACGCCACCCGCCCCGAATACATCGATCTGGCCACCCGCTTTGGCGAAGCCTTGGCGCGCCGGGGCCTGCGTCTTGTCTATGGCGGCGGCTCAACCGGGCTGATGGGCGCGGTCGCGCGCGGGGCGCACAATGCCGGCGGCGACGTGCTCGGCATCATGCCGCGCTTCCTGGAACGCCGCGAAATCATGCTGCGCGAGGTCACCCACCGCATGGTGGATACGATGCACGAGCGCAAGCACATCATGTTTGAGGAAAGCGACGCCTTCGTCGTGCTGCCCGGCGGCATCGGCACGCTTGAAGAAGCGGTCGAGACGCTCTCCTGGGCGCGGCTTTCGCTGCACGAGAAGCCCGTGGTGTTTCTGTCGGAAGACGATTTCTGGGCGCCCTTCTTCCACCTTATCCAGCACACGGTCGACGCCAACCTCACGCCCGCAAGCTTCGTCGAAGCGATCCTGCACACCAACTCGATCGCTGAATGCTTCGAGGCGCTCGACACACGCGTGTTAGCGTAA
- a CDS encoding lipid A export ATP-binding/permease protein MsbA, whose product MRRGEATPKSKPVNEAGDLAPPLGRTIARLMWLVGGLKGPGFQVRLWISLALTLAGKVLAVFSPLVLAEGINAVSEGRTDGAFHIFIGLAGFWAALRFASTAGPQIRDAIFQPLSEEAQRRAGTKVFAHVHALSVRFHQSKRTGAVYRTIERGVRAIDFLIRFLAFNIAPTVIELFLAAGVLTWKYGAIFAAIAAATVVIYAWLTFGVTEWRLKHRREMNEKDTEAAGRAVDSLLNFETVKSFAAEDRESERYDRALASYASAAVKSNTSLVLLNVVQNVIMNIGLVSMVIAAGWLATRGAMGPGDITAVMLIMINLYAPLNILGFAYREIKQSSIDMEKMFVLLDEAPDVADAPDAQPLKAQRGEVTFEDVSFAHEGRDRGLNGVSFTARAGETTAVVGPSGAGKSTILKMIYRFYDPAGGRVLIDGQDLRDVTQASLRGALGLVPQDVVLFNDTLRYNLAYGRPDATQDELNEAARRAQLLDFINGLPQGWDTRVGERGLKLSGGEKQRVGIARVVLKDPKILILDEATSSLDSGTEAEVQDALAEAARGRTTIVVAHRLSTIADAQQIVVLEDGRIAERGTHAALIAKDGLYASLWKRQAEEPDAVVAAE is encoded by the coding sequence ATGCGCCGCGGCGAAGCAACGCCGAAATCCAAGCCAGTGAATGAAGCCGGCGATCTAGCGCCCCCGTTGGGGCGCACGATTGCGCGGCTGATGTGGCTTGTTGGCGGGCTGAAAGGGCCCGGCTTTCAGGTGCGGCTGTGGATATCGCTGGCGCTCACCTTGGCGGGCAAGGTGCTGGCGGTGTTTTCGCCGTTGGTGCTGGCCGAGGGGATCAACGCGGTTTCCGAAGGGCGCACAGACGGGGCGTTCCACATCTTCATCGGGCTCGCGGGATTTTGGGCGGCGTTGCGCTTTGCCTCGACCGCTGGCCCGCAAATCCGCGACGCGATCTTCCAGCCGCTGAGCGAAGAGGCCCAGCGCCGCGCCGGCACGAAGGTGTTCGCGCACGTCCACGCCCTCTCGGTGCGTTTCCACCAATCCAAGCGCACCGGCGCGGTCTATCGCACCATCGAGCGCGGCGTGCGGGCGATCGATTTTCTCATCCGGTTCCTCGCGTTCAACATTGCGCCGACGGTGATCGAGCTTTTCCTGGCGGCCGGCGTGCTGACGTGGAAGTACGGCGCGATTTTCGCGGCCATCGCGGCGGCGACGGTGGTGATCTATGCGTGGTTGACGTTCGGTGTGACCGAATGGCGGCTGAAGCACCGCCGCGAGATGAACGAGAAGGACACCGAGGCCGCGGGCCGCGCCGTGGACTCGTTGTTGAACTTTGAAACCGTGAAGAGCTTCGCGGCGGAGGATCGCGAAAGCGAACGCTATGATCGCGCGCTTGCTTCCTACGCCAGCGCGGCGGTGAAATCGAACACGTCGCTGGTGCTGCTCAACGTCGTGCAGAACGTCATTATGAACATCGGCCTGGTGTCGATGGTGATCGCGGCGGGCTGGCTTGCGACGCGCGGCGCCATGGGGCCGGGCGACATAACGGCGGTGATGTTGATCATGATCAACCTCTATGCGCCGTTGAACATTCTCGGGTTTGCGTATCGCGAGATCAAGCAAAGCTCGATCGACATGGAAAAGATGTTCGTGTTGCTCGATGAAGCGCCGGACGTGGCGGATGCGCCGGACGCACAGCCGCTGAAGGCGCAGCGCGGCGAGGTGACGTTCGAGGACGTGTCGTTCGCGCACGAAGGGCGCGACCGCGGGCTGAACGGCGTGTCGTTTACGGCGCGCGCCGGGGAGACGACGGCGGTGGTGGGGCCATCGGGGGCGGGCAAGTCCACCATCTTAAAGATGATCTATCGCTTCTATGATCCTGCGGGCGGGCGCGTTTTGATCGATGGCCAGGATTTGCGCGACGTGACGCAAGCAAGTTTGCGCGGCGCATTGGGATTGGTGCCGCAGGACGTTGTGCTGTTCAACGATACGCTGCGGTACAATCTCGCTTATGGCCGACCGGACGCGACACAGGATGAGTTGAACGAGGCGGCGCGGCGCGCGCAGCTCCTTGATTTCATCAACGGCTTGCCGCAAGGCTGGGACACGCGCGTGGGTGAACGCGGGCTCAAGCTGAGCGGCGGTGAGAAACAGCGCGTCGGCATCGCGCGCGTGGTGCTGAAGGATCCGAAGATACTCATCCTCGACGAAGCGACCTCATCGCTCGACAGCGGCACGGAAGCGGAGGTGCAGGATGCGCTGGCGGAAGCCGCGCGCGGGCGCACGACAATCGTGGTGGCGCACCGGCTCTCCACCATTGCCGACGCGCAGCAGATTGTGGTGTTGGAGGATGGACGCATCGCCGAGCGCGGGACGCATGCGGCGCTGATCGCCAAGGACGGGCTCTATGCCAGCTTGTGGAAGCGCCAGGCCGAAGAGCCCGACGCGGTGGTGGCGGCGGAATAA
- a CDS encoding beta-carotene ketolase, whose product MYDVLIIGGGHNGLVCAAYLARAGLKVQVLERRGVVGGAALTEEFHPGFRNSVAAYTVSLLNPKVIADLELHRHGLRIVPRKVSNFLPLENGDYLMSGPGITQAEVARFSVKDAERLPEYERRLDVIADTVRALLLQAPPNIVEHGIVAAIDEALRAAQLAGKLNKLDLTAKRDLLDLFTKSAGDWLDHWFESTPIKALFGFDSIVGNYASPYTPGSAYVLLHHVFGEVNGVKGQWGHAIGGMGAITQAMAACCRERGVDIRTDVTVREVLVENGKAIGIVTDSGESFTARAIVSNLNPKLLFQRLVDPAHQPADFRERIERYRVGSGTFRMNVALSELPRFTAKPQAGDHLTGGIIIAPSLAYMERAYDDARAHGWSREPIVEMLIPSTLDDSLAPAGQHVASLFCQHVQPQLSDGRSWDDHKREVADLMIATVDKHAPGFAKSVLGRQVLSPLDLERTFGLVGGDIMHGALSLDQLFSARPVLGHGDYRTPIKALYQCGSGTHPGGGVTGAPGHNAARVIARDLGR is encoded by the coding sequence GTGTATGACGTTCTCATCATCGGCGGTGGCCACAACGGCTTGGTCTGCGCGGCCTATCTCGCGAGGGCCGGCCTCAAGGTTCAGGTGCTGGAGCGCCGGGGCGTGGTCGGCGGCGCGGCCCTTACGGAGGAATTCCACCCCGGCTTCCGCAATTCAGTCGCCGCCTACACCGTCTCGTTGTTGAACCCCAAGGTCATCGCCGACCTAGAACTGCACCGCCACGGCTTACGGATCGTCCCACGCAAAGTCTCGAACTTCCTGCCGCTCGAAAACGGCGACTACCTCATGTCGGGCCCCGGCATCACGCAAGCGGAAGTCGCGCGCTTCTCGGTGAAGGATGCCGAACGCCTGCCCGAATACGAACGCCGCCTCGACGTGATCGCCGACACCGTCCGTGCGCTCTTGCTGCAAGCGCCACCCAACATCGTTGAGCACGGCATCGTCGCTGCAATCGACGAAGCTTTGCGCGCCGCGCAACTCGCCGGCAAGCTCAACAAGCTCGACCTCACCGCCAAGCGCGACCTGCTCGACCTCTTCACCAAATCCGCCGGCGATTGGCTCGATCATTGGTTCGAAAGCACGCCGATCAAGGCTTTGTTCGGCTTTGACTCCATCGTCGGCAATTATGCGAGCCCGTACACGCCAGGCTCGGCTTACGTGCTGCTGCATCACGTGTTCGGCGAAGTGAACGGCGTCAAAGGCCAGTGGGGCCACGCCATCGGCGGCATGGGCGCCATCACGCAAGCCATGGCCGCCTGCTGCCGCGAACGCGGCGTCGATATCCGCACCGACGTCACCGTGCGCGAAGTGTTGGTCGAAAACGGCAAGGCCATCGGAATTGTCACGGACAGCGGCGAAAGCTTCACCGCCCGCGCAATCGTCTCCAACCTCAACCCGAAGCTTCTCTTTCAGCGCCTGGTCGATCCCGCGCATCAGCCCGCCGATTTCCGTGAACGCATCGAGCGCTACCGCGTTGGCTCCGGCACCTTCCGCATGAATGTCGCGCTGTCTGAGTTGCCGCGCTTCACCGCAAAGCCGCAAGCCGGCGACCACCTCACCGGCGGCATCATCATCGCGCCCTCGCTCGCCTACATGGAGCGCGCTTATGACGACGCGCGCGCGCACGGCTGGTCGCGCGAACCGATCGTCGAAATGCTGATTCCGTCAACGCTCGACGATAGCCTCGCCCCGGCCGGCCAACACGTCGCCAGCCTCTTCTGCCAGCACGTGCAGCCGCAGTTGAGCGACGGTCGTTCGTGGGACGATCACAAACGCGAGGTCGCCGATCTCATGATCGCCACCGTCGACAAACACGCGCCCGGCTTCGCTAAAAGCGTGCTCGGCCGCCAAGTGCTGTCGCCGCTCGATCTCGAACGCACCTTTGGCCTCGTCGGCGGCGACATCATGCACGGCGCGCTCTCGCTCGATCAGTTGTTCAGCGCCCGCCCAGTGCTCGGCCACGGCGATTATCGCACACCGATCAAAGCGCTCTACCAATGCGGCAGCGGCACACATCCCGGCGGCGGCGTCACCGGCGCGCCAGGGCACAATGCCGCGCGCGTGATCGCGCGCGATTTGGGGCGCTAG
- a CDS encoding protein kinase (G-protein beta WD-40 repeat) codes for MAELFRYAAFISYSSKDAKFAQRLHRALESYGIPSSLGKFDLIGGGKQNRIYPVFRDREELSAGHLGDQIEANLKASAALIVVCSPNGAASPWVQKEIEFFATQGRHAKIFAIIPDTAPLTDEHGADCTQACFPPAFRGDALAGDTLEPLAADARKGKDGFRNAWLKIVAGMVGVSPGQIIDRDKKRRAQQRVALGVGGVVAVTAIALAGATVAAWDARKDFTARAAVLTQNRPLDAIAFALAGLPAPGDALNLTNPSANAALEQTNAVGLIADLGPLDRDAVISFGFSGDSHYLLTRDADRTGALRDLRDLAVAPHSLGPLRHDSSHLFSDDGRFLVTRAPDDGGVLHDLNDLDADPRPLGQIAGFAFSSDGRFLATADFDGSGRYGSGRLLDLRDPDIAPRTLGRLSYLRAFSGDGRFFLVRGEDEPSTLLDLRDPSAPSRPVGRLTDHAFSSDGRFLLTRESTGVGTLYDLHDPAVATRPLGQLFEAGGFGFSNDGRFLMTRDPNVIAVVRDLHNPGATPRPLELFSLFQFSGDGRFLLTLNERGVGVLRDLHDAGVAPRPLGQVTGFAFSGDGRFLMTHYGATSTSGSGLLHDLSNANAVPLPLGGISDLDFSSDGRFLLTINEASVGTLRDLNQPGSAQRTLGLLRNFGFSRDGRFLLTQDFEGGGVLRDLAVLPDGDEPLRSSFCQVSGDAVRPFHQSVRADRADSLYPRLRGRPWNPCDWRGVFAIFPNAEQGDGWFEGARQWLRLMQVRYFGGADYSCEEATSASVKTRARRRDMCERFANQETPAPT; via the coding sequence ATGGCTGAACTCTTTCGCTACGCCGCCTTCATCTCGTATTCGAGCAAAGACGCGAAATTCGCGCAGCGCCTGCACCGCGCGCTCGAGAGCTATGGCATTCCGTCCTCGCTCGGAAAGTTCGACCTGATCGGCGGCGGCAAACAGAACCGCATCTATCCCGTCTTCCGCGACCGCGAAGAATTAAGCGCCGGCCATCTCGGCGACCAGATCGAAGCCAACCTCAAAGCGTCGGCCGCGCTGATCGTGGTGTGCTCGCCCAACGGCGCGGCGAGCCCATGGGTGCAGAAGGAAATCGAGTTCTTCGCCACTCAAGGCCGTCACGCCAAAATTTTCGCCATCATCCCCGACACCGCGCCGCTCACCGACGAGCACGGCGCGGATTGCACCCAAGCCTGCTTCCCACCCGCCTTCCGCGGCGATGCTCTCGCCGGCGACACACTCGAACCGCTCGCCGCTGATGCGCGAAAGGGGAAAGATGGGTTTCGGAATGCTTGGCTGAAGATTGTTGCGGGCATGGTGGGCGTGAGCCCTGGACAGATTATTGATCGGGACAAGAAGCGGAGAGCGCAGCAACGCGTTGCGCTCGGCGTTGGCGGCGTCGTTGCTGTCACCGCGATTGCGTTGGCTGGCGCCACGGTCGCCGCGTGGGACGCGCGAAAAGATTTCACAGCGCGCGCGGCGGTGCTGACGCAAAATCGTCCGCTCGATGCCATCGCTTTTGCTTTGGCGGGCCTACCCGCGCCTGGTGACGCGCTGAACTTGACGAACCCCAGTGCAAACGCTGCGCTAGAGCAGACCAACGCGGTCGGATTAATCGCCGACCTGGGACCCCTCGACCGGGACGCGGTTATCAGCTTCGGATTTTCTGGCGACAGCCATTATTTGCTTACGCGTGATGCAGACCGCACCGGCGCCTTACGCGATTTGCGCGATCTCGCCGTCGCACCGCATTCGCTTGGCCCACTTCGTCATGACTCTAGCCATCTGTTCTCCGACGATGGCCGCTTTCTTGTCACTCGGGCCCCAGACGACGGTGGCGTTTTGCATGATCTGAATGATCTCGACGCCGACCCGCGTCCGCTCGGCCAAATAGCCGGTTTCGCCTTCTCGAGCGACGGACGCTTTCTAGCAACCGCGGACTTCGATGGCAGCGGCCGGTACGGGTCCGGACGGCTGCTCGATCTGCGCGATCCCGACATTGCACCACGCACCCTTGGACGCCTTTCATATCTTCGCGCTTTCTCGGGAGACGGTCGCTTTTTTTTGGTCCGAGGTGAGGACGAGCCTAGCACGTTGCTCGACTTGCGTGATCCCAGCGCACCGTCGCGGCCAGTCGGGCGTCTCACGGACCACGCATTTTCGAGCGATGGTCGCTTTTTGCTGACTCGTGAATCGACGGGCGTTGGCACGCTGTACGATTTGCACGATCCCGCCGTAGCGACACGTCCGCTCGGCCAACTGTTCGAGGCGGGTGGGTTTGGCTTTTCCAATGATGGTCGTTTCCTGATGACGCGGGACCCCAACGTCATCGCTGTGGTGCGAGATCTGCACAATCCTGGCGCCACGCCTCGTCCTCTTGAACTGTTCTCACTTTTCCAGTTCTCCGGCGATGGTCGCTTTCTGCTGACTTTGAACGAGCGCGGCGTTGGCGTATTGCGTGACCTGCACGATGCTGGCGTGGCGCCGCGCCCGCTAGGCCAAGTGACAGGCTTCGCATTCTCTGGCGATGGCCGCTTCCTCATGACGCACTACGGCGCGACGTCGACGTCGGGCTCGGGATTGTTGCACGATCTGAGCAATGCCAACGCCGTGCCGTTACCGCTAGGAGGCATTTCCGATCTCGATTTCTCAAGCGACGGCCGCTTCCTGCTCACCATCAACGAAGCGAGCGTCGGCACTCTGCGCGATTTGAACCAACCCGGTTCTGCACAACGTACGCTAGGGCTCCTCAGAAATTTCGGTTTCTCTCGTGACGGTCGCTTTCTGCTAACTCAGGATTTCGAAGGCGGCGGCGTGCTGCGCGATCTCGCCGTGCTACCTGACGGTGACGAGCCGCTGCGCAGCAGCTTTTGCCAGGTCAGTGGTGATGCGGTGCGTCCCTTTCACCAATCAGTTCGAGCGGACCGCGCGGATAGCCTCTATCCGCGCCTGCGTGGTCGCCCTTGGAATCCCTGCGACTGGCGTGGCGTGTTCGCAATCTTTCCAAACGCGGAGCAAGGCGACGGCTGGTTCGAAGGCGCGCGCCAGTGGCTACGCCTCATGCAGGTGCGCTACTTCGGCGGCGCGGACTATTCCTGTGAAGAAGCGACCTCCGCCTCCGTCAAAACCCGCGCCCGCCGCCGCGACATGTGCGAACGCTTCGCGAACCAAGAGACGCCTGCGCCCACCTGA
- a CDS encoding nuclease has protein sequence MGGWDKAAEYGDSSGWRGTLIGLVGVIAMVAVIVATTVAAGAQQTSIDGVASVIDGDTLEIHGQRIRLSGIDAPERGKRCDGVNVSQRSAQALDDLVEGRTLHCTVSGVDRYDRSIAVCLVGQTDVAAVQVAQGWARDWPRYSGGEYGDEEAAAREARRGVWASECLGLWGERDYSATAR, from the coding sequence ATGGGCGGATGGGATAAGGCCGCTGAGTATGGGGACAGTTCAGGCTGGCGCGGGACGCTGATCGGCCTTGTGGGCGTGATCGCGATGGTCGCAGTGATCGTCGCCACCACCGTGGCCGCTGGCGCCCAGCAAACCTCCATCGACGGCGTCGCGTCGGTGATCGACGGCGACACGCTGGAGATTCACGGTCAACGCATTCGCCTCAGCGGGATAGACGCGCCGGAGCGCGGCAAGCGGTGCGATGGCGTCAACGTCTCGCAGCGATCGGCGCAGGCGCTAGATGATCTCGTTGAGGGCCGCACGCTTCACTGCACCGTGAGCGGCGTCGATCGCTATGATCGCAGCATAGCGGTTTGCTTGGTCGGACAAACGGACGTCGCGGCCGTTCAGGTCGCGCAAGGCTGGGCGCGCGATTGGCCGCGCTACAGCGGCGGCGAGTATGGGGACGAGGAAGCTGCAGCACGGGAGGCGCGCCGCGGCGTTTGGGCGAGCGAGTGTCTCGGCCTTTGGGGCGAGCGGGATTACTCGGCCACGGCTCGCTAA
- a CDS encoding flagellar protein FlgJ produces MTDLIGFIRDAIAPRDRTTGRGVGAAVNAEERARDRNRRQSQAIENARERANQAAEEAAPTRARQMRPTEERLRDGNAGVRAQALEEQQMEAAASRYRGPIGPGGITEGAVRGLYRAEPEASDPPQAEGRVGRAPVGVDRLPVLPGAPEASQNPIGPGGVVSEDPIDAAARVTGASPTYLRRVMGHESGGVADARNPKSSATGHFQFIDQTWLSMMRQYGARYGAGDLAEQITTSRGGTLKVNDGATRDRIMALRSNPQWAALMGAHFTEANVATLRGALGRPVTDGEVYLAHFLGPADAVSLINAAQSRHNATAPAIEFVGRGAAQRERILETNREVFVDRRGRLRSARDLYVYQTRNFTDAGVSAIYRGADAPVR; encoded by the coding sequence ATGACCGACCTGATCGGCTTCATCCGTGACGCCATCGCGCCACGAGACCGCACGACGGGACGCGGCGTCGGCGCGGCGGTCAATGCAGAAGAGCGCGCGCGCGACCGCAATCGTCGTCAGTCGCAAGCCATCGAAAATGCGCGTGAGCGCGCCAATCAAGCCGCCGAAGAGGCAGCGCCGACGCGCGCACGGCAGATGCGCCCGACTGAAGAGCGGTTGCGTGACGGCAACGCGGGCGTCCGCGCGCAAGCTCTTGAAGAGCAGCAAATGGAGGCCGCTGCATCGCGCTATCGCGGGCCGATTGGCCCTGGCGGCATCACCGAAGGCGCGGTGCGCGGACTGTATCGAGCTGAGCCAGAGGCAAGCGACCCGCCTCAGGCTGAGGGGCGCGTGGGGCGCGCACCGGTAGGCGTCGATCGCTTACCGGTGCTCCCAGGAGCGCCAGAAGCGTCGCAAAATCCAATCGGCCCTGGCGGCGTCGTGAGTGAAGACCCGATTGACGCCGCAGCGCGCGTCACTGGCGCATCGCCAACGTATCTGCGGCGCGTCATGGGCCACGAGAGCGGCGGCGTCGCGGACGCGCGTAACCCAAAATCCAGCGCAACAGGGCACTTTCAATTCATCGATCAAACCTGGCTGTCGATGATGCGCCAGTACGGCGCGCGCTACGGCGCTGGCGATCTTGCTGAGCAGATCACGACGTCGCGTGGCGGTACGCTGAAGGTCAATGACGGCGCGACGCGAGATCGCATCATGGCGCTGCGTAGCAACCCGCAATGGGCGGCGCTGATGGGCGCGCACTTCACCGAAGCGAACGTCGCGACGCTGCGCGGCGCGCTTGGCCGGCCGGTCACCGATGGCGAAGTGTATCTCGCGCATTTCCTTGGCCCCGCTGACGCGGTGTCGCTGATCAACGCGGCACAGTCCCGACATAATGCGACGGCGCCCGCCATTGAGTTCGTCGGTCGCGGCGCAGCGCAACGCGAACGCATCCTTGAAACAAACCGCGAGGTGTTTGTCGATCGGCGTGGCCGATTGCGCTCAGCGCGTGATCTATACGTTTATCAGACGCGCAACTTCACGGATGCCGGCGTAAGCGCCATCTATCGGGGAGCCGATGCGCCAGTACGTTAG